From a region of the Mytilus galloprovincialis chromosome 3, xbMytGall1.hap1.1, whole genome shotgun sequence genome:
- the LOC143066379 gene encoding uncharacterized protein LOC143066379 isoform X1, which translates to MQGKMQFFLFLAIMISLSVVSHSSTLHGMKNSLTKQDCRNMMRTPEFNDNYSTWTEQMCLFWVYGFEQKEAERLATATIEDGDLDKNGVIDGEELFGRPNPEKTKNVTA; encoded by the exons ATGCAG GGCAAAATgcaatttttcttatttcttgcAATTATGATTTCGTTGAGCGTGGTTTCTCACTCATCGACACTTCATGGAATGAAGAAT AGTCTTACTAAACAAGATTGCAGGAATATGATGAGAACTCCTGAATTTAATGACAATTATAGTACGTGGACGGAACAAATGTGTCTATTTTGGGTGTACGGGTTTGAACAAAAGGAAGCAGAACGGTTAGCAACTGCAACTATTGAAGATGGAGATCTAGATAAAAATGGTGTGATTGACGGTGAag AATTGTTTGGTAGACCAAACCCAGAAAAGACAAAGAATGTAACAGCTTAA
- the LOC143066379 gene encoding uncharacterized protein LOC143066379 isoform X2, whose protein sequence is MQFFLFLAIMISLSVVSHSSTLHGMKNSLTKQDCRNMMRTPEFNDNYSTWTEQMCLFWVYGFEQKEAERLATATIEDGDLDKNGVIDGEELFGRPNPEKTKNVTA, encoded by the exons ATgcaatttttcttatttcttgcAATTATGATTTCGTTGAGCGTGGTTTCTCACTCATCGACACTTCATGGAATGAAGAAT AGTCTTACTAAACAAGATTGCAGGAATATGATGAGAACTCCTGAATTTAATGACAATTATAGTACGTGGACGGAACAAATGTGTCTATTTTGGGTGTACGGGTTTGAACAAAAGGAAGCAGAACGGTTAGCAACTGCAACTATTGAAGATGGAGATCTAGATAAAAATGGTGTGATTGACGGTGAag AATTGTTTGGTAGACCAAACCCAGAAAAGACAAAGAATGTAACAGCTTAA